TTGAGACTGGTCGGAATGCTCACGATGGCGATGAGCCTGGGTGTGAGGACGATGCCCAGGATACCAAAGATGAGGCCCGCGGCCGCAGCGACGACAAGGACGGAGAAGATGGCCCTTCCGAGCTCTTTCCTGTCGCCTGAGCTGAAGAGCCGGGAGAGGACCGATACCGTTCCCGTCGTCAGGGCGTTGGCGATGATAATAAAGACGAAGTAGAGCTGGATGACGAAGCCGTATGTCGCCTGTATCTCTTTGCCGACCTTGCCGGCGACATAGATGTCCGTGATCCCGATGAGGAATTCGAAAACCATGATGAGCGTCATGGGGGCGCTCACCGACCAGCTTTCGGAGAGGAGGTCGCGGACCCCTTTTTCCTGAAAAACCTTTGTCAGGTTCATACTCTGATCAGCGCGATCCGGGTTCCGGCGAAAAAGGTCGGTGCCACCCTCACTGGAGAGGGCCCGTCACAGTCTTTGCCTGACCACCTCATAACAGGCAAGGGCAAAGGACGTGGCAACATTGAGGGACGGGAACGAAGGGTTTGTCGGGATCCTCACGAGGGCGTCACAGGTTTCCTTGGTCAGTCTGCGCAAGCCCTCTTCGCCGCCGAAAACAAGACATACAGATCCCGTGAGATCTACCTCCCACAGTGCCGTGGCGCCCCGTTCGTCAAGACCGTAGCAGAAGACCCCCCTTTTCTTCAGGGCATCGAGATACCGCGAAAGGTTGGTGACCCTCACGGCCTCTATCAATTCGGTGGCCCCCCGGGATATGTTGGCCACCGTCTCGTTCATGACGCAGGAACGGTCTTTGGGAAGGATAAGGGCGTCG
The DNA window shown above is from Syntrophorhabdus sp. and carries:
- a CDS encoding RNA methyltransferase yields the protein MPFLFNRNSIREALKNHPGKVRRLLIRQGHEKLSEELIEEAKRQGVSYRVLPSEAFAKKCGSPRSHVCLEREDFDYTGQDTFLDRLGSMGPVFLGALDGVQDPQNLGNIARSSACMGVDALILPKDRSCVMNETVANISRGATELIEAVRVTNLSRYLDALKKRGVFCYGLDERGATALWEVDLTGSVCLVFGGEEGLRRLTKETCDALVRIPTNPSFPSLNVATSFALACYEVVRQRL